One region of Polynucleobacter sp. MWH-Aus1W21 genomic DNA includes:
- a CDS encoding peptidylprolyl isomerase — MKIEKNTIVSLRYKLTDAQNNVIEEPDSPMVYLHGGYEGTFPKIETLLDGHDIGYEATIQLEPNEAFGEYDPELLKIEPRTRFPEPLEVGMQFEGVPDAEEDAAVDDADDEPLIYTVTDVADNQVVLDGNHPLAGMALRFWVQVEDVRAATDDEIENRHPEGGESFSFGMPNDDDGDDDEEFPGGALGENNAGPRTLH; from the coding sequence ATGAAGATTGAAAAAAATACTATCGTATCCCTTCGTTATAAGCTTACCGATGCACAAAATAATGTCATTGAAGAGCCAGATTCTCCGATGGTATACCTGCACGGTGGGTATGAGGGTACTTTTCCGAAAATTGAAACTTTGCTCGATGGACACGATATTGGCTATGAGGCCACGATCCAGTTAGAGCCTAATGAGGCTTTTGGTGAGTACGATCCAGAGCTTTTGAAGATCGAGCCCCGTACACGCTTTCCAGAGCCTCTTGAGGTGGGTATGCAGTTCGAAGGCGTTCCTGATGCAGAAGAAGATGCAGCAGTAGATGACGCAGATGATGAGCCGCTAATTTATACCGTGACCGATGTAGCCGATAACCAAGTGGTGTTAGATGGCAACCATCCATTAGCCGGTATGGCTTTGCGTTTTTGGGTTCAGGTTGAAGATGTTCGCGCTGCTACTGATGACGAAATTGAAAATCGCCATCCAGAAGGTGGCGAGAGTTTTTCATTCGGCATGCCTAATGACGACGACGGTGATGACGATGAGGAGTTTCCAGGTGGCGCTTTAGGTGAAAATAACGCGGGGCCACGCACACTACATTAA
- a CDS encoding cupin domain-containing protein: MTSFYLSKPYQPPQAPAKLPLGKPWALFGGISPDQFMTQYWHKKPLMIRGAIPAFPLSAQQGEPLDSPIPANKLLEFALNEEVESRLVKAKPWSFDQGPFSKQSIPSLDKTNWTLLLQGMEAHHPAAAKILSWFRFIPDARLDDLMISIAGIGGGVGPHFDSYDVFLIQMSGRRQWQISEQKDLSLNPKLPLKILQHFKPEKEWILEPGDMLYLPPHVAHDGIALDPGCQTWSVGFRSPSFKELLQEGLWRLAESLEDNPELEQKFADPKQKATHSAEQLPEELIQQLSSKLKALKLDQINSFLPGITSYLSEPKPQAIFEPPKKPLNPKQFQQRINSGKLSPHPQTRILSLNSQVYCNGEDMTNKQSSSITRAWQALSGSKYLTKTKLQDLDKSSLYEAYLSGWLTFED; the protein is encoded by the coding sequence ATGACCTCATTTTACTTGAGCAAACCCTATCAACCGCCCCAAGCCCCAGCAAAGCTCCCTCTAGGTAAGCCCTGGGCCTTATTTGGGGGCATTAGCCCTGATCAGTTCATGACGCAGTATTGGCATAAAAAGCCCCTGATGATCCGCGGGGCAATTCCCGCCTTCCCCCTATCTGCCCAGCAGGGAGAGCCACTTGATAGCCCTATTCCAGCAAATAAATTGCTGGAATTTGCATTAAATGAAGAGGTTGAGTCACGCTTAGTTAAAGCCAAGCCTTGGAGCTTTGACCAGGGTCCATTTTCTAAGCAATCAATACCGTCTTTAGATAAGACTAATTGGACCTTGTTGCTTCAAGGAATGGAGGCACACCACCCTGCAGCCGCAAAAATACTCTCTTGGTTTCGCTTTATACCCGATGCCCGCCTTGATGATTTGATGATTAGCATTGCTGGTATTGGTGGTGGTGTTGGTCCGCACTTTGATTCGTATGATGTATTTCTAATTCAAATGTCGGGCAGAAGGCAATGGCAGATTTCAGAACAAAAGGATTTGAGCCTGAACCCCAAATTACCACTGAAAATATTGCAGCACTTTAAGCCCGAAAAAGAGTGGATTCTAGAGCCCGGTGACATGCTGTATCTGCCTCCACATGTTGCACATGATGGCATCGCTTTAGATCCAGGCTGCCAGACATGGTCGGTTGGATTTCGCTCGCCCAGCTTTAAAGAATTACTTCAGGAGGGGCTATGGCGTTTAGCTGAGTCCCTAGAAGATAATCCAGAGTTAGAGCAAAAATTTGCAGATCCCAAACAGAAAGCAACTCACAGCGCTGAACAATTGCCTGAGGAGTTGATTCAGCAGTTGAGCTCCAAACTCAAAGCATTAAAACTCGATCAAATTAATAGTTTTTTACCTGGCATTACAAGCTACCTTTCCGAGCCTAAGCCACAAGCTATCTTTGAGCCCCCAAAAAAACCGTTAAACCCAAAGCAATTTCAGCAGAGAATTAACTCGGGCAAACTCAGTCCCCATCCGCAAACACGGATTTTGAGCCTCAACAGCCAGGTTTATTGCAATGGGGAAGACATGACTAACAAGCAAAGTTCCTCGATTACACGGGCCTGGCAGGCCCTATCTGGATCAAAATACCTTACCAAGACCAAACTCCAAGACCTTGATAAATCTAGTCTTTATGAGGCCTATTTATCAGGCTGGCTGACTTTTGAGGACTGA